The following coding sequences are from one Epilithonimonas vandammei window:
- a CDS encoding WD40 repeat domain-containing protein: protein MKAFSFLALLSITFSCSQTQENFSTICVLPNQLKEASACEISNASPLIWTIEDNHNDNILFGFNEKGELQKKIRITNVENNDWEDLTSDDEGNIYIGDFGNNDNDRENLAIYKIKAEDLNKDETEAESVVQFYYPEQTEFPPKKKDRIFDVESFLILNDKFYLFTKNRSSKFDGTTVLYEVENNSTQKLPAKKLGSFVTCEQFNHCAVTSADISPDKRKVAILSSDKVWVFTSWKGNNFLSGDVEKIELNHDSQKEGLCFRDDHTILITDEGSKKSSGNLYQLKLK from the coding sequence ATGAAAGCATTTTCTTTTTTAGCATTGTTATCTATTACGTTTTCTTGTTCGCAAACGCAGGAAAACTTCTCTACCATTTGCGTCTTACCAAATCAGCTAAAAGAAGCTTCGGCATGTGAGATATCAAATGCATCACCATTGATATGGACCATTGAGGATAATCATAATGACAATATTCTTTTTGGTTTCAACGAAAAAGGCGAACTGCAAAAGAAAATCAGAATTACCAATGTTGAAAATAATGATTGGGAAGACCTCACTTCTGATGACGAAGGTAATATCTACATCGGCGATTTTGGCAATAATGACAATGACAGAGAAAATCTGGCGATTTATAAAATAAAAGCTGAAGATCTTAATAAAGATGAGACAGAAGCGGAATCTGTAGTTCAGTTTTATTATCCAGAGCAAACCGAATTTCCTCCCAAGAAAAAAGACCGGATTTTTGATGTAGAATCTTTCTTGATCTTAAATGATAAGTTTTATCTTTTCACGAAAAATAGAAGCTCAAAATTTGACGGGACAACGGTTCTCTATGAAGTCGAAAATAATTCAACACAAAAATTACCCGCAAAAAAACTAGGAAGTTTTGTGACTTGTGAACAATTTAACCATTGTGCTGTGACCAGCGCAGACATAAGCCCGGATAAACGTAAAGTTGCCATCTTGAGTTCCGACAAAGTCTGGGTTTTTACCAGCTGGAAAGGCAATAATTTCTTATCTGGAGATGTAGAAAAGATTGAACTCAATCATGATTCCCAAAAAGAAGGACTTTGTTTCAGAGATGATCATACGATATTAATAACTGATGAAGGCAGTAAAAAATCTTCTGGAAATCTGTATCAGTTGAAGTTAAAATAA
- a CDS encoding DUF389 domain-containing protein, whose amino-acid sequence MKLTDFFNLHIGEEEPKKVLENVIANISFRGASLWILACAILIASVGLNVNSTAVIIGAMLISPLMGPIVGAGFALATYDFVLLKKSGKNLLIATVVSLSVSAIYFYISPFKEVQSELLARTSPNIYDVLIAFFGGIVGAISITRVEKGNPIPGVAIATALMPPLCTAGFGIATFNFTFFAGAFYLYIINCFFICISTFFIIKLLNYQPVKWTNKIYERRIKYGISFLILVMIIPSFYLAYNLLNQKKFSENVERYIASEFTDKGYTMIYKKLSYNSNPRKIELAFLSQKFDSLTLKRLNKDLEIFGLSNTELIIKQDASDIKSEILKEINLQNTNISEKDLKINELQTALSEYQINNPELVSEINILFPEIQNVAFGKMQDFVTKDSVTVKTYLIYKSDKNIDENRLRLWLENKMKTKNLTLIKNVAEK is encoded by the coding sequence ATGAAACTTACTGATTTTTTTAATCTTCATATTGGAGAAGAAGAACCTAAAAAAGTATTAGAAAATGTCATAGCCAATATCTCGTTTAGAGGCGCTTCTCTTTGGATTTTGGCTTGCGCAATACTGATAGCTTCGGTTGGTCTGAATGTTAATTCTACTGCTGTTATTATTGGTGCGATGTTGATTTCTCCTTTGATGGGACCTATTGTGGGCGCAGGTTTTGCTTTGGCAACTTACGACTTCGTATTGCTTAAAAAATCGGGGAAAAACCTGTTGATTGCGACGGTTGTGAGCTTGTCGGTTTCAGCAATCTACTTTTATATCAGTCCATTTAAAGAGGTGCAGTCTGAACTTTTGGCTAGAACATCGCCGAATATTTATGATGTTCTGATAGCTTTTTTTGGCGGGATTGTTGGCGCCATTTCGATCACGCGAGTCGAAAAAGGAAATCCAATTCCAGGTGTAGCAATTGCCACGGCACTTATGCCGCCCCTTTGCACAGCGGGATTTGGTATCGCAACTTTTAATTTTACTTTCTTTGCAGGTGCATTTTATCTTTATATCATCAATTGTTTTTTTATCTGTATTTCTACATTTTTTATCATCAAGCTTTTGAATTATCAACCTGTAAAATGGACCAATAAAATCTATGAAAGACGTATCAAATACGGTATTTCTTTTTTGATATTAGTGATGATAATTCCAAGCTTTTATCTGGCTTATAATCTGCTGAATCAGAAAAAGTTTTCTGAAAATGTGGAAAGATATATCGCTTCTGAGTTTACAGACAAAGGCTACACGATGATTTATAAAAAGTTAAGCTATAACAGTAATCCCAGAAAGATTGAACTCGCTTTCCTTTCTCAGAAATTTGACAGTTTAACATTAAAAAGATTGAACAAGGATTTGGAAATTTTTGGGTTGAGCAATACCGAATTGATTATCAAGCAAGACGCTTCTGATATCAAATCAGAAATTTTGAAGGAAATCAATTTGCAAAACACCAATATATCCGAAAAGGATTTGAAAATTAATGAGCTTCAGACCGCGCTCAGCGAGTATCAAATCAATAATCCGGAACTGGTATCAGAAATCAATATCTTATTTCCTGAGATCCAAAATGTAGCTTTCGGGAAAATGCAAGATTTTGTAACAAAAGATTCTGTGACTGTAAAGACTTATCTTATTTATAAATCAGATAAAAATATTGATGAAAACAGACTAAGACTTTGGCTGGAAAATAAAATGAAAACCAAAAATTTGACCTTAATTAAAAATGTCGCTGAGAAATAA
- a CDS encoding metallophosphoesterase: MKNIYYFFLISLTVISCAVKQADYGKSVKNFEKNSTIKDSIIHTFYLVGDAGNLDQDEAYHNMNILKDSLSKASENSTLIFLGDNIYPAGMPKKENKERGLAEKKMDNQISLSKQFKGKTIFIPGNHDWYNNGIKGLKREEDYVIEKLGDKSAFAPRNGCPIETRKINKKLTLILVDTEWVLANWDKNPGINEKCDIKTREDFYTEFEDQLNKNQNKTIVVATHHPLITNGSHGGKYSWEKQIFPLEGKFPLPILGSIINLTRATGGITHQDISNQNYKNLADRLKTLISGRKNVVVVSGHDHNLQYIEQGDIRQIISGAGSKTESAKAVGANDFSFGKNGYAELKISKSGNAEVSFYNLNPEKSELLFRKTVLGTEEKTSKDYPKNFPEYTKASIYDSSMTKKSKLYEFLWGKHYRDYYSKKINVKNLALDTLFGGVKTDRAGGGHQTKSLRLETKSGNEYVIRALKKSGVRFLQSVAFKDQYVVDDFDGSYADKFLLDFYTTSHPYTPLVIGAMSNKLGIRHTTPELFYIPKQKTLKNFNETFGDELYYLEDRPVETEENPNKVIGTDEVILNLAKDEKYKMDEKAWIRARLFDMLIGDWDRHHDQWKFEAKKDNGDVIYSPIPKDRDQAFSKYDGLILSLIMRIPDLRHMQGFDNKIRDVKWFNREPYPLDLAFTKNSSEKDWLDVADFIQNNLTENDIRKAFENLPKETQDKVSEELIQKLLLRKNDLKKYASEYFKFLERKVMLTGTDKKDKIIVTRLPNNETEVKIYRLKKSGEELQSSKVYSGKETKEIWIYALSDDDEFVVEGKPKSSIKVRLLGGLDEDKYTVTNAKNLKIYDYKSKKNNFDNKGNANVTLTDDYDVNQYNYKRVKYSSYSLMPNAGFNPDDEIMIGANQIFTVNNFVQNPFSSKHILKTNYFTGTNGYEIAYQGVFPQLSGNWFYQVDARLTSSHYIRNFFGVGNETDNPRDKFGERFNNVRAKELGISPSINWGKNAVMFSANLNYETLKIDRTENRYVSIPGIVNADVFDTKQFGGGEVKFVYENYDSKANPKLGMKFDITTGWKINLEDGKRQLPYLETGIGFMHYVTSDKKLVFSSYAKAKWLLSNNYEFYQMSTLGGNKNLRGFRFNRFYGKNSFYNSSDLRYDIGKFKNSFLPVGYGVFGGFDIGRVWNPGEISDKWHSAYGGGVWLNMMDIVSIDASYFQSVDGGRMMLSLGGTF; encoded by the coding sequence ATGAAGAACATCTATTATTTCTTTCTAATTTCATTAACTGTGATTTCCTGCGCGGTTAAACAAGCTGATTACGGAAAGAGTGTCAAAAATTTTGAAAAAAATTCAACCATAAAAGACAGCATCATTCATACATTTTATTTGGTTGGAGATGCTGGAAATCTTGACCAAGACGAAGCTTACCATAATATGAATATTCTAAAAGATTCATTATCCAAAGCTTCTGAAAACAGCACACTAATTTTTCTTGGCGATAATATCTATCCAGCAGGAATGCCAAAAAAAGAAAATAAAGAAAGAGGTTTGGCAGAGAAAAAAATGGATAACCAAATTTCATTGTCCAAACAATTCAAAGGAAAAACGATTTTCATTCCTGGCAATCACGATTGGTATAACAACGGAATAAAAGGTCTGAAGCGAGAAGAAGATTATGTCATAGAAAAGTTAGGCGACAAATCTGCTTTCGCACCCAGAAACGGTTGTCCCATCGAAACCAGAAAAATCAACAAAAAACTAACTTTGATTCTCGTGGATACAGAATGGGTTTTAGCCAATTGGGACAAAAATCCTGGCATCAATGAAAAATGTGACATCAAAACCAGGGAAGATTTCTATACAGAATTCGAAGACCAACTGAATAAAAATCAGAACAAAACAATTGTCGTTGCGACACATCATCCTTTGATTACAAATGGTTCGCACGGCGGAAAATATTCTTGGGAAAAGCAGATTTTTCCACTGGAAGGTAAATTTCCGCTTCCAATTTTAGGTTCCATCATCAATTTAACAAGAGCAACCGGCGGAATCACGCATCAGGATATCAGCAATCAGAATTATAAAAATCTGGCAGACCGACTGAAAACTTTGATCAGCGGACGGAAAAATGTAGTTGTAGTTTCTGGTCACGACCATAATTTGCAATACATTGAGCAAGGAGACATCAGGCAAATCATTAGTGGAGCAGGTTCTAAAACAGAATCTGCCAAAGCGGTTGGAGCTAATGATTTTTCATTCGGAAAAAATGGTTATGCGGAACTGAAAATTTCAAAATCTGGAAATGCAGAAGTGAGTTTTTATAACCTTAATCCGGAAAAATCAGAATTGTTATTCAGAAAAACGGTTCTTGGAACCGAAGAAAAAACTTCCAAAGATTATCCAAAAAACTTCCCAGAATATACGAAAGCTTCAATCTATGATTCCTCGATGACCAAGAAAAGTAAACTCTACGAATTTCTTTGGGGAAAACATTACAGAGATTATTATTCTAAGAAAATCAATGTGAAGAATCTGGCTTTGGATACGCTTTTCGGAGGTGTGAAAACAGATAGAGCAGGAGGTGGACATCAAACCAAATCGCTCCGTCTGGAAACCAAATCAGGAAACGAATATGTCATCCGAGCACTCAAAAAAAGTGGTGTTAGATTTTTGCAGTCTGTCGCTTTCAAAGATCAATATGTTGTAGATGATTTTGACGGAAGTTATGCGGACAAATTTTTGCTGGATTTTTACACGACATCGCATCCGTACACGCCTTTAGTAATCGGTGCAATGTCCAATAAATTGGGAATTCGTCATACAACGCCCGAACTTTTTTATATTCCGAAACAGAAGACTTTGAAAAATTTCAATGAGACTTTTGGTGACGAATTGTATTATCTCGAAGACAGACCAGTGGAAACTGAAGAAAATCCAAATAAAGTTATCGGAACTGATGAAGTCATCCTGAATCTTGCCAAAGACGAAAAGTATAAAATGGATGAAAAAGCTTGGATTAGAGCGCGTTTGTTCGATATGTTGATTGGTGATTGGGACAGACATCACGACCAATGGAAATTCGAAGCGAAAAAAGACAATGGAGATGTGATTTACAGCCCGATTCCGAAAGACAGAGATCAAGCATTTTCAAAATATGATGGATTGATTTTGTCTTTGATAATGAGAATTCCTGATTTGAGACATATGCAAGGATTTGATAATAAAATCAGAGATGTTAAATGGTTCAATCGCGAACCTTATCCTTTGGATTTGGCTTTTACAAAGAATTCTAGTGAGAAAGATTGGTTGGATGTTGCCGATTTTATTCAAAATAATTTAACTGAAAATGACATCAGAAAAGCATTTGAAAACCTGCCGAAAGAAACTCAGGATAAAGTTTCCGAAGAGTTGATTCAGAAATTATTGCTTCGTAAAAATGATTTGAAAAAATATGCTTCGGAATATTTTAAATTTTTGGAAAGAAAAGTGATGCTGACAGGAACGGATAAAAAGGATAAAATTATTGTCACCAGATTGCCAAACAACGAAACCGAAGTCAAAATCTACCGTTTGAAAAAATCGGGCGAAGAGTTGCAATCTTCCAAGGTTTATTCAGGAAAAGAAACCAAAGAAATCTGGATTTATGCGCTTTCTGATGACGATGAGTTTGTTGTGGAAGGAAAACCGAAATCGAGTATCAAAGTTAGATTGTTAGGAGGTTTGGACGAAGATAAATACACCGTTACTAACGCCAAAAACTTGAAAATCTATGATTACAAAAGCAAAAAAAATAACTTCGACAATAAAGGGAATGCCAATGTAACCTTGACCGACGATTACGATGTTAATCAATATAATTATAAACGTGTAAAATACAGTTCTTATTCATTAATGCCTAATGCAGGTTTTAACCCGGATGATGAAATAATGATTGGCGCCAATCAAATTTTTACGGTTAATAATTTTGTTCAAAATCCTTTTTCCAGTAAGCATATTTTAAAAACCAATTATTTTACAGGGACTAATGGTTATGAAATAGCTTATCAAGGTGTTTTTCCGCAACTGTCCGGAAATTGGTTCTATCAGGTAGATGCAAGATTAACAAGTTCACACTATATCCGTAATTTTTTTGGTGTAGGAAATGAAACAGATAATCCTCGTGACAAGTTTGGTGAAAGGTTCAACAATGTAAGAGCAAAAGAATTAGGTATTTCGCCATCTATTAATTGGGGAAAAAATGCAGTGATGTTTTCAGCAAACTTGAATTACGAAACTTTGAAGATAGACAGAACAGAAAACCGTTACGTTTCAATTCCTGGTATCGTAAATGCTGATGTTTTTGATACAAAACAGTTTGGTGGTGGAGAAGTGAAGTTTGTATATGAAAATTATGATAGCAAAGCGAACCCAAAGCTGGGAATGAAATTTGACATTACCACTGGCTGGAAAATTAATCTTGAGGATGGGAAAAGGCAGTTGCCATATCTGGAAACAGGTATTGGATTTATGCATTATGTAACCAGTGATAAAAAGCTTGTATTTTCTTCCTATGCTAAGGCAAAATGGCTGCTAAGCAATAATTATGAATTTTACCAGATGTCTACATTGGGCGGGAATAAAAATCTTCGCGGATTCCGTTTCAACAGATTTTACGGAAAAAACTCGTTTTACAATTCTAGCGATCTTCGTTACGATATAGGTAAATTTAAAAATTCATTTTTGCCGGTTGGTTATGGTGTTTTCGGAGGTTTTGATATTGGAAGAGTTTGGAATCCTGGTGAGATTTCGGACAAATGGCATAGCGCTTATGGCGGCGGTGTTTGGCTTAATATGATGGATATAGTGTCAATCGATGCATCCTATTTTCAATCTGTAGATGGAGGAAGAATGATGCTGAGTCTGGGCGGAACATTTTAA
- a CDS encoding OmpA family protein: MKSRLTVLSMALLCPAVMFSQEMTQTTSANSQATSVDSSPSYNSWSISFGGGIPLMQNADLKSIQDGNTLVGYSSYFSIDKALSHTFGLKLQYDRGETRQGYFNTKDAAPANAAANLQVAGRTQYDAISLLGDINLSNLLRRVDRKSDFRWALHGYAGAGVLAYRAYQKDEFGQRLMTERKAFKMNSLFGQAGAGLKYKISNRVDIEGRFMYVYTGDDSFDGGGDQYSAVNRISSHTSDNFFNTTLGLTVKLGKNADHVMWVDPLRNIYSKIEELEDNVDNFKVCKNGDADNDGVCDDWDKQLDTPAGARVDGAGVALDVDMDGVIDLNDKCVTVPGPVENNGCPMGNSNNGGVASADETLMNGIEFDLNSDRILPSNTPILNSAVSYINSTNGSYVVVGATDSRGSESYNKALSQKRANNVKQYLISNGANSSKLETMGNGKFDLKYPECDPASKCPEWKNKANRRVYFKAK; the protein is encoded by the coding sequence ATGAAATCAAGATTAACTGTTTTGTCGATGGCTTTGTTGTGCCCAGCAGTGATGTTTTCTCAAGAAATGACGCAGACTACGTCAGCAAATTCTCAAGCTACTTCTGTAGATTCTAGCCCAAGTTATAACAGCTGGTCTATCTCTTTTGGTGGTGGTATTCCATTAATGCAGAACGCAGATCTGAAATCTATTCAAGATGGTAATACGCTTGTAGGGTATTCTTCATATTTCAGTATTGATAAGGCATTATCTCACACTTTTGGGCTAAAACTTCAATATGACCGTGGTGAGACAAGACAAGGATATTTTAACACAAAGGATGCTGCACCAGCAAATGCTGCAGCTAATCTTCAGGTAGCGGGAAGAACACAGTATGATGCTATTTCTCTTTTAGGGGATATTAATTTATCAAATTTATTAAGAAGAGTGGATAGAAAATCTGACTTTAGATGGGCACTCCATGGTTATGCAGGCGCTGGGGTTTTGGCATATCGTGCTTACCAAAAAGATGAATTCGGACAGAGACTTATGACAGAGAGAAAAGCTTTCAAAATGAATTCTTTATTTGGACAGGCTGGAGCAGGTCTTAAATACAAAATCAGCAACAGAGTAGATATTGAAGGAAGATTTATGTATGTTTATACAGGTGATGATTCTTTCGATGGTGGAGGAGATCAGTATAGCGCTGTGAACAGAATCAGCTCTCATACATCCGATAATTTCTTCAATACGACCTTAGGGCTTACTGTTAAACTTGGAAAAAATGCTGATCATGTAATGTGGGTGGATCCTTTGAGAAATATCTACAGCAAAATAGAAGAGCTAGAAGATAATGTTGATAATTTTAAAGTTTGTAAAAATGGCGATGCAGATAATGACGGTGTTTGCGATGATTGGGACAAACAACTTGATACGCCTGCTGGTGCAAGAGTAGATGGTGCTGGTGTTGCTTTAGATGTGGACATGGATGGTGTTATCGATCTTAATGACAAATGTGTAACTGTTCCTGGTCCTGTGGAAAATAACGGTTGCCCTATGGGTAATTCAAACAACGGGGGAGTTGCTTCAGCAGATGAAACGCTTATGAATGGGATAGAATTCGATCTAAATTCTGATAGAATCTTACCAAGTAATACGCCTATTTTGAACAGTGCAGTTAGCTATATTAATTCTACAAATGGATCATATGTCGTTGTAGGCGCTACAGACTCAAGAGGTAGTGAAAGTTATAACAAGGCTTTGTCTCAGAAAAGAGCTAACAATGTTAAACAATATTTAATTTCGAACGGTGCTAATTCTTCCAAATTAGAAACTATGGGTAATGGTAAATTTGATTTAAAATACCCTGAATGTGATCCAGCTTCGAAATGTCCAGAATGGAAAAATAAAGCAAATAGAAGAGTGTATTTTAAAGCAAAATAA